The sequence CTGGACGAGGAGGTCCACCACCATGACAGCACCGGCCCACGGGGACGCGGTCCCCGCACGACCACGACGACTCCGCCGCGTCGTCGCCGCCGCGGTGGTCGGCACCGCCCTGGAGTGGTACGACTTCTTCATCTACGGCACCGCCTCGGCGCTCGTCTTCGGCAAGCTGTTCTTCCCGTCGAGCGATCCCGCCATCGGCGTGCTCCTCGGCTTCGCGACGTTCGGCGTCGGCTTCGTCTTCCGTCCCGTCGGCGGGCTCCTCTTCGGCCACCTGGGCGACCGGATCGGGCGGCGTTCCACGCTCGTCATCACGACGCTCGTGATGGGTCTGTCGACGGGCATCATCGGGCTGCTGCCGACGTACGCCAGCATCGGCGTGGTCGCGCCGGTGCTGCTGACACTGCTGCGCATCTGCCAGGGACTCGGCGCGGGCGCCGAGTTCGGCGGCGCGTCCACCCTGCTCAGCGAGCACGCGCCCCAGCGACGCCGCGGCTTCTTCGCGTCGTTCGCCCAGCTCGGCGTGCAGATCGGCCTGGTGATGGGGACCCTGGCGTTCCTGCTCGTCGGGCTGCTGCCCGAGGAGACGGTGCTCGCGGGTGCGTGGCGGATCCCGTTCCTGGTCAGCTTCGTCCTCATCGCCGTCTCCGTGTACGTGCGGCTGCGGGTCGACGAGTCGCCGGTGTTCGAGGCGATGGTGAAAACCCGCCGCGTCGTGAAGCTGCCGATCCGCGACGCGCTGAAGAGGTACCCGCGCAGCTTCCTGGTCGGCGTGGGCGCGCATGTCTGCGACACCGCGGCGATCTACCTGTACGCGACGTTCTCGGTCGCGTACGTCACCAACGAGCTCGGCCTGCCCAGCTGGGTCACGCTCACCGGGATCATCATCTTCGACGTCTTCGTGATCTCGCTGCAACCGGTGTTCGGTGCGCTGTCGGACCGCATCGGCCGGCGGCCGATCAACATCTTCAGCGTCGTGTTCACCGGCCTTTTCGCGTACCCGTTCTTCATGCTCGTCAACACCGCGGAGCCCGTGCTGATCTGGCTGGCGCTCGTCATCGCCGCGGTGGTCGGCTGGGCGCCGATGATCGCGGTGCAGCCGGCGTTCTACGCCGAGCTGTTCGGCGCGCGGGTGCGCTACACCGGCTTCGCGGCGTCCCGCGAGCTCGGCGCAGCGGTCGCCGGCTTCTCCCCGCTGATCGCGACCGCGCTGCTGCAGCTCGGCGGCCCGTGGCTCGTCCCCGTGGTGTTGGTCGTCGCCGCGGCCGTCTCGTTCGTCGCGTTCATGTTCTCCCGCGAGACGCGTGACGTCGACATCACCGCGTACGACATCACCGAGCCGACCGGCACGCCGACGGCGAGCGGTACCGCCGTGAGCGGCGGGTGAGCCGGTGCGGTTGAAGAACACGGTGGCCGTCGTGACCGGCGGCGCGACCGGCATCGGGCGCGCGGTCGCGACGGCGCTCGCGGAGGCCGACGCGGCCGGCGTCGTGGTGACGTACTCGCGTTCGCGCGCCGAGGCCGAGGACACCGCGACGGAGCTCGCCGACCTCGGCGCGACCGCGATCGCCGAGCAGGTCGACATCGCCGACGACGGCCAGGTACGCGCGATGGCCGCCCGCGTCCTCGACCGGTTCGGCCGGCTCGACGTGCTGGTGAACAACGCCGGCGCGACCGTCGCCGTCCCGCACGAGGACCTCGACGCGCTCACCGACGAGGCGTTCCACCGCGTCCTCGACGTGAACCTGCTGGGCGCGTTCCGCTGCGTGCGCGCGTTCGCACCGGCGCTGCGCGAGGCCCGGGGTGGCGTGGTCAACATCGCGTCGATCTCCGGCTACCGGGCCGGCGGCTCGTCGATCGCGTACGGCGTCAGCAAGGCCGCGCTCCTGCAGCTCACCCGCAACCTGGCCGTGGCGCTCGCCCCCGACGTGCGGGTCAACGCCGTCGCGCCCGGCACCGTCGCGACGCGCTGGCAGACCGACCTGCACGGTGCGGAAGCGTTCGCCGAACGCGCCGCCCGCGAGCGCCGCTCGGTGCCGCTGCGGCAGACCGCGGATCCCGAGCACGTGGCGCAGGCCGTGCTCGGCCTGCTCGGGATGGACCTCGTCACCGGCGAGGCGCTGATCCTCGACGGCGGCAAGCACGTGACGTACTGACGCCCGCTAGCGGTGCTGGGGCTCGGGCTGCGCTCCCGTCCTCGTCGCCAGCTCGAACTCCTGCCGCGGCCGGTGCAGCTGGCCGAGAGAGACGCTCTCGCGCCGGAAGAACAGCGCGAACGTCCAGTCGCCGACGACGCGTACCTTGCGGTTGAAGGTCGGCATCCGCGACACGTGGTAGGTGCGGTGCATCAGCCAGGCGGGCCAGCCACGCAGCTTGACGCCGGCGACCTGGGCGACACCCTTGTGCAGGCCGAGGCTCGCGACCGAGCCGAGGTGCCTGTGGCAGTACTCGGCCGGCTGCCTGCCGCGGATCGCGGCGACGACGTTGCTCGCGAGGAGCTTGGCCTGGCGGACGGCGTGCTGCGCGCTCGGGGCGCAGAGCTGGCCGGGGCGGGTGAGGTCCGGGATGGCCGCGCAGTCGCCCGCCGCCCATGCGTCGTCGCTGTCGACGACCCTGAGGTCGGCGCCGCAACGCAGCCGGCCCTTCTCGTCGCGCGGCAGGTCGGTCGCGGCGAGCACGGGGTGCGGCTTGACGCCCGCGGTCCACACCAGGGTGTCGGCCTCGAAGGTCGAGCCGTCGGTCAGCGAGATGTGGCCGTCGACGCACGACTCGAGCTTGGTGTTCAGCTTCACCTCGATGCCGCGGTCCTCGAGGCGGTCGACGGTGTAGTTGGCCATGTCGAGGTCGACCTCGGGCATGATCCGGTCGGCCGCCTCGACGAGCACCCAGCGCATCTCGGCGGGGTCGAGCCCGGGGTAGTACCGGCAGGCGTCGCGGGCCATGTCCTCCAGCTCCGCGAGCGCCTCGACGCCCGCGTAGCCGCCGCCGACGAACACGAAGTCGAGCGCCCGGCGGCGCCGCTTCGGGTCGTCGGTCGACACCGCGAGGTCGAGCCGGCTGAGCACATGGTTGCGCAGGTAGATGGCCTCGCCGACGTTGCGGAACCCGATGCCCTGCTCGGCGAGCCCGGGGATCGGCAGCGTCCTGGCCACCGAGCCGAGCGCGAGCACGACGACGTCGTAGCCGATCTCACGTTCCTCGCCGGACACCGCGCGGATGGTGGCGGTGCGGCGCGCGTGCTGCAGCCCGGTCAGCTCGGCGTTGATGATGCGGACGCGCGGCAGTATCTGCCGCAGCGGCGCGACGACGTGTCGCGGCTCGAGGTTGCCGGCGGCCGCCTCGGGCAGGAACGGCTGGTAGGTCATGTACGACTCGGGTGACACGAGGGTGACCTGCGCCTGCCCCGGACGCAGCCGGCGCTGGAGTCCGTACGCCGTGTAGAGCCCGACGTACCCACCACCGATGACGAGGATGTGCGGTCGCGATGCGCTCATACCTCGACGCTACCCCGCGTACGGCGCCCGAACCGCGAGAACCGCGTCTGCCCCGTCACACCCCGGCGCCCGTTCACCACCGCGCCGGCACCCCGGTCCACTTCACTGGGCGCGTCCGGTCAGACCACCCACTTCACTGGGCGCGTCCGCTCGCAAAACGGTCACCGAGGACCTTTCGACAGGACGCGCCCAGTGAACATGGACGGGGTCCTGCCGCCGCTCGGTCAGGTGCGGCGGCGGAAGGTGAGGGTGGGGAGGAGAACCAGGACCGCGGCGGCGGCGACGCCGAGGGCGAGCCAGGCGGCGTGGCCCTGGCCGGGACGGAGCAGGCCGAGCGCGAGGACGACCGGCAGCGTGGCCAGGCAGATGCCCCCGGTGTGCAGCAGCCAGCGGACGAACACGGCCGGTTCGACGCGGGCGCGGGCGGGCAGCGAGGCGGCGAGCGCGGCGGTCGCGTGCACGAGGTAGACGCCGACGACGAGGGCGTAGAGCACCCACACCCCGGGCGCCGACGAACGGGAGCTGAGCGCGCCGACCACGTACTGCAGGACGAGCGTGCCGACGGTGCCCGTCGACCAGGCGCCGGCGGAGTCGAACACGGTGGCCGTCGCCCCGATGACCGCGACGACGGTGAAGCCCCACAGCGGCAGGCCGCTGGGCGCCGCCGCCGCGACGTACGAGCCGGTCGCCGCCGCGAGCGCCAGGTGCAGCAGCCGGATCAGCAGCGAGACCCCCGTACCGGTCCGCGCGACAAGGGCCGCCGTCACCGCAGGACCAGCCGCGGTGCGCGGGAGACGCGGACGACGTCGCGCAGGACGGGGTCGATGCTGCCCGAGCCCGACCAGGCGACGACGGGGACGCCGACCTCGCCGAGCATCGCGATCGTGCGGTCGCGCTCCATCCACCAGATCCGGTGGGCGATCTCCTCGGTGAACCTCGTCGGCGCCGGCAGGCCGTCGCGCGGCAGCGTGTCGACGACGACGATCGCCTGGCCGCGCTGCCGCAGGTCGGCGAGCAGCTCCACGCACCGGTCCCCGAGCAGCGGGCTGAGCACCACCGCGAGCGCGCGGGCGGGCAGCAGCTGCGCGCCGATCCTGCGGGCCTGGACGTCCCAGCCGAGCGTGCCCGGCGTGACGTCGAGCAGCCAGTCGAGCGCGCGCGTCACCGCCCCCCGCCCGTGCAGGCCCGACAGGTCGCGGATGCGTCCGCCGAACTCCACGAGCGACACCGAGTCGCCCGTGTACAGGTAGTGGGTGGCGATCGCGCCCGCCGCGCGCACCGAGACGTCGAGGCTGCTGGCCCGGCCGAAGTAGCCGCCGGTGCGGCCCGCGTCGTACGCGGAGTCGACGAGCACGACGACCTCGGCCATCCGGTCGGTGACCGTCTCGTTGACGTACAGGTCGCCGTGCCGCGCGCTCACCCGCCAGTTGATCCGCCGCAGCCGGTCGCCGTACGCGAACGGCCGCACGCCGTGGAACTCCAGGCCCTCCCCGCGTCGCCGCGACCTGTGCGCGCCGGACGTCGCCAGCGCCTGCGGCGTGAGGTCGGCCGCGCGGAAGGCGTCGCCGGTGCTGAGCACGGCGACCGTCGCGGCCGGCAGCTCCCGCGGCGCGGTGCCACTCCCCAGGTGCGGCCCGAACGGCGTGACGCGCACCGGGCCAAGCGGCCAGCGCCCCCACCGCGCCGCCTGCAGCTCGACGTCGACCGTGCGCGGGACGCCGGCCCGCACGGCCACGATCCGCGGCCGCGGGTCGACGGGCGTCAGGGCGTACGGCAGGTCGAACGTCACCACGACGGCGTCGAGGTCGACGTCGGACGACAGGTCGACGCTCGCCGTCGTCGTCTCGCCCTCGAACAGCCGGTCGCGGCTGGTGCGCAACGACGTACGCAGCCGCGGGACAGCCGCGCGTCCCCAGGCGACCGCGGCGTACAGCGCGAACGGCAGCCCGATCGCGACCACGTCGGCGCGGCCGAGCGCCAGGCCCGCGACGACGCAGATCATCGCGATGCCCGCGGCACGCCGGAACGACCAGGTCGGTGCCGCGCCCGCGGGCCACTCGTCCGGGTCGTGCCTGCCC is a genomic window of Streptosporangiales bacterium containing:
- a CDS encoding MFS transporter, whose protein sequence is MTAPAHGDAVPARPRRLRRVVAAAVVGTALEWYDFFIYGTASALVFGKLFFPSSDPAIGVLLGFATFGVGFVFRPVGGLLFGHLGDRIGRRSTLVITTLVMGLSTGIIGLLPTYASIGVVAPVLLTLLRICQGLGAGAEFGGASTLLSEHAPQRRRGFFASFAQLGVQIGLVMGTLAFLLVGLLPEETVLAGAWRIPFLVSFVLIAVSVYVRLRVDESPVFEAMVKTRRVVKLPIRDALKRYPRSFLVGVGAHVCDTAAIYLYATFSVAYVTNELGLPSWVTLTGIIIFDVFVISLQPVFGALSDRIGRRPINIFSVVFTGLFAYPFFMLVNTAEPVLIWLALVIAAVVGWAPMIAVQPAFYAELFGARVRYTGFAASRELGAAVAGFSPLIATALLQLGGPWLVPVVLVVAAAVSFVAFMFSRETRDVDITAYDITEPTGTPTASGTAVSGG
- a CDS encoding NAD(P)/FAD-dependent oxidoreductase, which gives rise to MSASRPHILVIGGGYVGLYTAYGLQRRLRPGQAQVTLVSPESYMTYQPFLPEAAAGNLEPRHVVAPLRQILPRVRIINAELTGLQHARRTATIRAVSGEEREIGYDVVVLALGSVARTLPIPGLAEQGIGFRNVGEAIYLRNHVLSRLDLAVSTDDPKRRRRALDFVFVGGGYAGVEALAELEDMARDACRYYPGLDPAEMRWVLVEAADRIMPEVDLDMANYTVDRLEDRGIEVKLNTKLESCVDGHISLTDGSTFEADTLVWTAGVKPHPVLAATDLPRDEKGRLRCGADLRVVDSDDAWAAGDCAAIPDLTRPGQLCAPSAQHAVRQAKLLASNVVAAIRGRQPAEYCHRHLGSVASLGLHKGVAQVAGVKLRGWPAWLMHRTYHVSRMPTFNRKVRVVGDWTFALFFRRESVSLGQLHRPRQEFELATRTGAQPEPQHR
- a CDS encoding SDR family oxidoreductase, whose translation is MRLKNTVAVVTGGATGIGRAVATALAEADAAGVVVTYSRSRAEAEDTATELADLGATAIAEQVDIADDGQVRAMAARVLDRFGRLDVLVNNAGATVAVPHEDLDALTDEAFHRVLDVNLLGAFRCVRAFAPALREARGGVVNIASISGYRAGGSSIAYGVSKAALLQLTRNLAVALAPDVRVNAVAPGTVATRWQTDLHGAEAFAERAARERRSVPLRQTADPEHVAQAVLGLLGMDLVTGEALILDGGKHVTY
- a CDS encoding DUF58 domain-containing protein, which codes for MSRRRRWGRHDPDEWPAGAAPTWSFRRAAGIAMICVVAGLALGRADVVAIGLPFALYAAVAWGRAAVPRLRTSLRTSRDRLFEGETTTASVDLSSDVDLDAVVVTFDLPYALTPVDPRPRIVAVRAGVPRTVDVELQAARWGRWPLGPVRVTPFGPHLGSGTAPRELPAATVAVLSTGDAFRAADLTPQALATSGAHRSRRRGEGLEFHGVRPFAYGDRLRRINWRVSARHGDLYVNETVTDRMAEVVVLVDSAYDAGRTGGYFGRASSLDVSVRAAGAIATHYLYTGDSVSLVEFGGRIRDLSGLHGRGAVTRALDWLLDVTPGTLGWDVQARRIGAQLLPARALAVVLSPLLGDRCVELLADLRQRGQAIVVVDTLPRDGLPAPTRFTEEIAHRIWWMERDRTIAMLGEVGVPVVAWSGSGSIDPVLRDVVRVSRAPRLVLR